A DNA window from Hoplias malabaricus isolate fHopMal1 chromosome 5, fHopMal1.hap1, whole genome shotgun sequence contains the following coding sequences:
- the LOC136697298 gene encoding achaete-scute homolog 5-like, giving the protein MSSRLSPGFCPLSQTAVCSVSPPSVGGETGLQLRSVPLLLYPGRVPGGLYARPYLPYLGPVYECPFEPAFIQKRNERERQRVRCVNQGYATLRNHLPAGHAHKRMSKVETLRAAIRYIKHLQRLVEQWEEGRGHSRSEVTGGSDGETAPISSAHELHSDNTGS; this is encoded by the coding sequence ATGAGCTCAAGGTTATCTCCTGGTTTCTGCCCCCTGTCTCAGACAGCTGTGTGCTCAGTGTCGCCCCCAAGTGTTGGGGGTGAAACTGGGCTGCAGCTGCGCTCCGTGCCGCTATTGCTGTATCCGGGACGTGTCCCAGGCGGACTCTATGCTCGGCCGTACCTTCCATACCTGGGCCCAGTTTATGAGTGTCCCTTTGAACCTGCCTTCATCCAGAAGCGTAATGAGCGTGAGCGGCAGCGTGTAAGGTGTGTGAACCAGGGCTATGCTACACTGCGTAACCACCTTCCAGCTGGCCATGCCCACAAACGAATGAGCAAAGTGGAGACACTGCGCGCCGCCATCCGCTACATCAAACACCTGCAGAGGCTGGTGGAGCAGTGGGAGGAGGGGCGTGGCCACAGCAGGTCAGAGGTCACAGGGGGCAGTGATGGAGAGACTGcacccataagctccgcccaTGAGCTCCACAGTGACAACACTGGGAGCTAA